In Prochlorococcus marinus CUG1415, the sequence TGTGCACTATTATGTATTATCTTATATATAGAACATAACATTTAATGGACTCAAATAAACTAAAACTTAGATTAAACGATATTTCTGAAGTCAACCCTGCTTTAACTTGCTACCTCAGAGATGATCCAGCTCCTGTTTTGCCATTAAGAGATGAACCTGATCTGCTATCTTGGCTTGAAAATACAGGAAGACTTGTTACGGAAAAAGACGGAGATTCACAAGAGATTAGTACAATAGAAGAAGAAGAACTTTCAGCGCTGATGGGAGAAAAAGAAGATTATAAGACTGAAGAAGACCCTTCAGAAGATGATTGGGAAGATTAAAAAGTTTAACTTTGAATCGTTATTAATATTAATTATTTTTTCATTAATAGTAACCTCCTATTTTTTTAAAAATTTTATTCTTATAGGAGTTTTCATACTATTTTTTTTTATATCTTTATATACAACAAAGAATGGTCTAGAAATAATCAGAAAATTAAATTTACTTCAAAATATTAGAACTGAAGGTCCTTCTAATCACTATAAAAAAAGTGATACCCCAACAATGGGCGGGATCTTTATGATAGTCCCTTTTTTAATTTTTCTTTTGATAATAACTATAAATTTAGGTTCTCTACAATTATTTCTTTTATTACTGACTATTTTTGGTTTCTTTATTACAGGGTTTTTAGATGATTATTTGAGTATTAAAAACAAAGAAAATACAGGTTTAAAAACAAAAGAAAAATTTATTATACAAAGTTTTATCTCAATAATTTTTATATTATTAGCCTATGAAAAAAATTTAATAAATCCATTAATAACAGTATCTGACTCCTGGGGAATAAATATGAGTATTTTTATATTGCCAATTTCTTTTTTAGTACTAGTTGGCTTAAGTAATTCAGTAAATTTGACTGATGGACTAGATGGATTAGCAGCTGGATGCAGTGGGATTGTCTTTTATGGATTAGGAACAGAAATATTAATGAAAGACAAGCAAGAACTTTTTGTTTTTAGTATCCTATGTTATTCAATGTGTGGCATATGCTTAGGATTTATCAAGTACAATAGTTATCCTGCAAAAATATTTATGGGTGACACAGGATCTCTAAGTATTGGCGCTATTCTGGGTTCTATAGCGTTATTAACCGATAGCGTTTTTACCTTATCTATTTTCTCAGGAATATTTATTGTTGAATCATTATCAGTAATGATTCAAGTAGGTTTTTTTAAAATTACAAAAAAATTATTTCACAAAGGTAAACGCATATTTTTAATGGCTCCACTACACCACCATTTTGAACTTAAAGGAGTTAAGGAACAAAAAATAGTTGAAAATTTTTGGAAAATCAACATTTTACTTGTAATTTTAGGTATAGTTTTAAAAATCAATCTTTAAAAAATTTGTTATGAGTTTTTTTACATGGAAAGATAATGGATTAACAAGTGACTGCTCAAGTCTTGATGCAATGGCATCAAGATTTGAAGAAACTGCTAACTTAATGAAAAAACTATCTAAGAAGGGCTTCAAACTAAAGAAAACTTATAACAATCAAATAATTCTTCACCCTGATCCTAAAATATTTGATCAATGGGGTTTTATAAGTGAAGAACTTCCTTTTAAACAACTCTGTTTAATATCGGATGAAGAATAATTATTTGACCTTGCAAGCTCTTCTGTGAGTATTGATAAATAATTGCGTACATGAGTATTCCAACTAAAGTGCCTATTAACACCCTCAATTCCATTTCTGCTCCACAATTTCCACTGATTATTGTTAGAAATTCCTTTTTCAAGAAGGACTTTAAACTCATTAATATCAGTAACATCTACTAGAAGTCCATTTTCACATTTTGAGCGAATTTCTTTTGGACCTCCATCATTTGTTGATATTATTGGCAATCCACATGAAGAAGCTTCAAGAAGGGTTAAACCAAAAGGCTCTGTTAAAGCTGGATTTACAAATACACCCCCTCTGCTAGCAGCCCACCTATATAAAGAAGGTATCTGACTTGGAAGATGCTTTTTTGGATAAGCTACCTTTCCATACAAATTATATTTATCAATCGTTTCAAAAATATTTTGGAATACCTCTTTTTGTTGAGGATCCAGTTTTGAAGTGCTATCTCGACAACCCAAAATCAAAATTAAATTAGTTTTTCTTTTTAATTTTTCAGATCTTCCGTATGCCTCAATCAAAGAAGGAATATTTTTTCTTCGTACAGCTCTAGAAATAGTCAATAATGGAGGTTTAGTAGAATCCTTTAGAAAAGGTTTCATTATATTGTCAATTTCAGCTGTCTCTGTTGTCGAGTGAATATGGTGAAACTTATTATGATCAACACCAGGCGGAATCACTTTTGCTTTGTCAGGTGAAAAAGAAGAATATTGGGAATATTGATAAACTGACTCTTGTTTAGTGCTTGTAACAACAATATCTGCGAACTTTAAAGCTTGTTCTTCTGCCTCAATTCTTGTACTTATGGAATAAAGCTTTTCGATTTGATTAGTTTTTAAACCAGTATCAAGCAATTTCCTCTTTTTTTCTCTCCCTAAAGAATGACCAGTAAAAATAAGTGGAACGTTTAAAGATTTACTTAGTTTAACTCCTACATATCCAGCATCTGCATAATGTGCATGAATAAAATTAGGCTTTTTATTTTTTTTATAATAAGAGATAAGGCTTTCAGTTAAATGATCTAAATAAGG encodes:
- a CDS encoding DUF3134 family protein, which encodes MDSNKLKLRLNDISEVNPALTCYLRDDPAPVLPLRDEPDLLSWLENTGRLVTEKDGDSQEISTIEEEELSALMGEKEDYKTEEDPSEDDWED
- the mraY gene encoding phospho-N-acetylmuramoyl-pentapeptide-transferase yields the protein MIGKIKKFNFESLLILIIFSLIVTSYFFKNFILIGVFILFFFISLYTTKNGLEIIRKLNLLQNIRTEGPSNHYKKSDTPTMGGIFMIVPFLIFLLIITINLGSLQLFLLLLTIFGFFITGFLDDYLSIKNKENTGLKTKEKFIIQSFISIIFILLAYEKNLINPLITVSDSWGINMSIFILPISFLVLVGLSNSVNLTDGLDGLAAGCSGIVFYGLGTEILMKDKQELFVFSILCYSMCGICLGFIKYNSYPAKIFMGDTGSLSIGAILGSIALLTDSVFTLSIFSGIFIVESLSVMIQVGFFKITKKLFHKGKRIFLMAPLHHHFELKGVKEQKIVENFWKINILLVILGIVLKINL
- a CDS encoding glycosyltransferase; translation: MRLKFLHLHLHGLIRSKNLELGRDADTGGQTQYVLELVKSLANTSEVDQVDLVTRLINDSKVDDEYSQEEEFVEPGVRILRFQFGPNKYLRKELLWPYLDHLTESLISYYKKNKKPNFIHAHYADAGYVGVKLSKSLNVPLIFTGHSLGREKKRKLLDTGLKTNQIEKLYSISTRIEAEEQALKFADIVVTSTKQESVYQYSQYSSFSPDKAKVIPPGVDHNKFHHIHSTTETAEIDNIMKPFLKDSTKPPLLTISRAVRRKNIPSLIEAYGRSEKLKRKTNLILILGCRDSTSKLDPQQKEVFQNIFETIDKYNLYGKVAYPKKHLPSQIPSLYRWAASRGGVFVNPALTEPFGLTLLEASSCGLPIISTNDGGPKEIRSKCENGLLVDVTDINEFKVLLEKGISNNNQWKLWSRNGIEGVNRHFSWNTHVRNYLSILTEELARSNNYSSSDIKQSCLKGSSSLIKPH